The Prevotella sp. E9-3 genome has a window encoding:
- a CDS encoding restriction endonuclease — MYILFEEHQYESSRVEKVLKDIYVLQDVDKRVSVQYVGYFYNPHLHDCVFILPKVLLTEQETLVGVKLESGEPVTPEMVLEPKGQEKLNKEYRKFIYEFSVWIYRALNVFYKANPKSKAILYKHLPQAGKGRRHQAKTYLDIVLSLINFNQENRDFVLFTIKNLHRGNNKINWTRTISHSQAFVQDKDVVYLNPVNKKRIVNYEEELFVIFYSILNYLNGAYGFHTPINIQYELITGKQFTQYMHGMGKMRLMQIKYKYFSDKALQLWDLCYAFFENSYSIAINTNAQEYLLAKSFNIVFEAMIDELIGTPHHDIPKGLADQDDGKRVDHMYTDLALTSAESQTNREVYYIGDSKYYKSGHPLTSESIYKQYTYARNVIQWNINLFLSDDTAYDELDRQKRQADRGPFGGIRLQDANLTEGYDVIPNFFISAFVNDDLKYNVQENIRPHKDKNEEHCTKISYQFPDRLFDRDTLFLSQYDVNFLYVLFLYARNKANEKSQWKEYVRKKFREEIRAVIQKEFMVYAMRARLGVDGALYLQQHFYDLNGRVFQPYGEERMAYFAYARPANDLEKTQAQYDELSRYFVIEKCGMGQDPQDVLKPAIEQELQQPVAHSQWLTLHYLERYADKGILVGYYKDEEHLKWILGHNDKGSLVYNVRLEVKGEPPRPGAHTSYFYEKKNIQFVILYTDGVEQTGEYRVFHVKDTASKVTEERMRDTWYPFDVKGPHFFFRFDEEVTLGKIQVRELLAYLRVKHLEEFDSYEDGEPLFTTAESVLEYREGF, encoded by the coding sequence ATGTATATCCTGTTTGAAGAACATCAGTACGAAAGCTCACGAGTTGAGAAAGTCCTGAAGGACATCTACGTCTTGCAAGATGTAGATAAACGCGTGAGTGTGCAGTATGTGGGCTATTTCTACAACCCACACCTGCACGACTGCGTGTTCATTCTGCCCAAGGTGTTGCTGACGGAGCAGGAAACATTGGTGGGTGTAAAATTGGAATCAGGCGAACCTGTAACACCAGAAATGGTACTGGAGCCGAAAGGTCAGGAAAAGCTTAACAAGGAGTATCGGAAGTTCATCTACGAGTTCTCTGTGTGGATATATAGGGCATTGAATGTGTTCTACAAAGCGAACCCCAAGAGCAAGGCCATTCTATATAAGCATTTACCGCAAGCAGGTAAAGGTCGCAGGCATCAGGCGAAAACATACCTGGATATTGTGCTGTCGCTCATCAACTTCAATCAGGAGAACCGTGACTTCGTGCTCTTTACCATCAAGAACTTGCACAGGGGAAACAACAAAATCAACTGGACACGAACCATCTCACATTCACAGGCTTTTGTGCAGGATAAGGATGTGGTGTATCTGAATCCTGTGAACAAGAAACGTATTGTCAACTACGAGGAGGAATTATTTGTTATCTTCTATAGCATACTGAACTATTTGAATGGAGCATACGGTTTCCATACGCCTATCAACATTCAGTACGAACTGATTACTGGCAAGCAGTTCACACAATACATGCACGGAATGGGAAAGATGAGGCTGATGCAGATAAAGTACAAATACTTTTCAGACAAGGCTCTTCAACTTTGGGACTTGTGCTATGCCTTCTTCGAAAACTCGTATAGTATAGCTATTAATACAAATGCTCAAGAGTACCTTTTGGCCAAGAGTTTCAATATTGTATTTGAGGCAATGATTGACGAACTGATAGGTACCCCTCACCATGATATTCCCAAAGGATTGGCTGACCAAGACGATGGCAAACGTGTTGACCATATGTACACAGATCTGGCATTGACATCAGCAGAGTCTCAAACAAACAGAGAAGTCTATTATATCGGTGACAGCAAATACTATAAGAGTGGACATCCGCTGACATCCGAATCTATCTATAAGCAGTACACGTATGCAAGGAACGTCATACAATGGAATATCAACTTGTTCTTGTCGGACGATACTGCGTATGATGAACTGGACAGGCAGAAGAGACAGGCAGATAGAGGACCTTTCGGTGGTATTCGCTTACAGGATGCCAATCTGACTGAGGGTTACGACGTGATTCCCAATTTCTTTATCAGCGCCTTTGTCAATGATGACCTCAAGTATAATGTACAGGAGAACATACGACCGCATAAGGATAAAAACGAGGAACATTGCACAAAGATCTCGTATCAGTTCCCTGACCGCCTGTTTGATAGGGATACGCTGTTTCTTTCGCAATATGATGTAAATTTCCTTTATGTGCTCTTCCTGTATGCACGTAATAAGGCCAATGAGAAGTCGCAATGGAAAGAATATGTAAGGAAGAAGTTCCGCGAAGAGATAAGGGCTGTCATCCAAAAGGAGTTTATGGTGTATGCCATGCGTGCCCGTTTGGGGGTAGATGGCGCTTTGTATCTTCAGCAGCATTTCTACGATTTGAACGGCAGGGTGTTCCAGCCATACGGCGAAGAAAGGATGGCTTATTTTGCTTATGCACGTCCAGCAAATGATCTCGAGAAAACGCAGGCACAATATGATGAGTTGTCGCGATATTTCGTGATTGAGAAATGTGGTATGGGACAAGATCCACAGGACGTGCTGAAACCTGCTATTGAACAAGAACTGCAACAACCTGTAGCACATTCGCAATGGCTAACGCTTCACTATTTGGAACGATATGCGGATAAAGGCATCCTGGTGGGTTACTACAAGGACGAAGAGCATCTGAAATGGATTCTTGGCCATAACGATAAAGGCTCATTGGTATATAATGTGCGCCTTGAAGTTAAAGGTGAGCCACCACGTCCTGGTGCTCACACATCATATTTTTACGAGAAGAAAAATATCCAGTTCGTTATCCTTTATACTGATGGCGTTGAACAAACGGGAGAGTATCGCGTGTTTCATGTAAAGGATACTGCCAGCAAAGTGACGGAAGAACGAATGCGTGACACATGGTATCCCTTCGATGTAAAGGGACCTCATTTCTTTTTCCGATTTGATGAAGAGGTAACGTTGGGGAAAATACAGGTTCGTGAGCTGTTAGCCTATTTGCGAGTAAAACACCTTGAAGAGTTTGACTCTTACGAAGATGGTGAGCCATTGTTTACTACAGCAGAAAGTGTGTTGGAGTATCGAGAGGGATTTTGA